The sequence CAGTTAATTTGGCAGACGCATAGTCCTTATCGGAAGGTTTCTCTTCAAAAGCGAGATATTTGATTCTGGAAGCGGGACCTTTTTTAAATTCCGTTTCCTTATTTTTGTCATAATATGCTTTAATTTCTGCATCAGTAACAGTTACTGGCTCTGATTTGTTGGGATCAAACCAAATAAATTTGCCGGAAACGCTGTCCGTTTCCTTGGCATATTGCGCTTTTAAGCTATCTATCGTAATGCCTGCTTGGGCTTTTATTTTATTTTGTAGTTTCTGGCGCGGAAGATAACTGCGAACATAATCTTCCATTGCAGCAAAAAACTGAGGGTTATTTTTTAAGGCGGAAAGATATTTGGCTTTGTCAAATCTTCCGTTTGTCTGCAAAGATTCATTTTGCATCAGTTCTTGAGGAGGATTATTTTGCATTTCAGTTAAAATTTCATCCTCAGAGACCTTAATTCTATGCTTTTTTATCTGCTGTTGCCATAAAATGTCGCTTACCAATGTTTCCCAGGCCTGATTTTCAATACTTTTGCGCGTGTTTTCATCAATGGGTTGGTCTTTATACATTTGGGAATAGCGATCATACATTTCCTGTATTTTCTGCTGATACATATCAAATGTGATCTTAGTGCCATTTACTTTCCCAGCGTATGGTTTGGGAGTAAGTAATTCCCCAATGCCTACTGCTCCCATACCAAAAATAAATACTATGGCTACGATATAAATGACTACTTTCTGTTTCTTTCTCAACTGATCCAGCATTTCTATGCTCCTTATATAGGATAAATTTCTTTTGTTAAGCCATTTTTTTAATGCTCGAGTTTTTAACAAGGTTTTTTTTCACTACCTGCTTCTAACATCCCGTTCTTTATAAAAAAACATACTTATCCACTGCTATATTGTAAGTGACTTTTTTACTTTAGGAACCGAGCAAATCGACAAAATAGTATCCCTTAACCAGAATAATCATCACACTTGCAAGCAAGCAAACATTTCGCTTGACGAATAAGGGCTTTTTAAAGTTTTGGGTTAAAGAATACGAAATTCTAATAATAATATATGGTATAAGGGAGTATAAGCCAATGAAGAAATTTTCCTGGCGTGGCTTTTTCATAGTCATATTTCTATGCGTAACAGCATTTTTCCTCGCTCCTATGGCTATCCCCAATCTGCCAAACTGGTGGTCTAAACATCATTTAAAGTTGGGTTTAGATCTCAGGGGTGGAATGCAGATACTTTTGGAAGTAGATACTTCCGAACTTTCTGCTGCGGATGCCAGAAATGCTGTAGAGCAGAATATTAAAATAATTCGGGAACGAATTGACCAATTTGGAGTAGCCGAACCCTCTATCCAAAAATTGGGTGAAAACAGAATAATGGTTCAGCTTCCCGGGGTCTCTGACTATAAAGCCGCTGAAAATCTAATTAAGCAAACCGCAATGCTGGAATTTAAACTGGTTATTCCTACAGAAGAAGCAAAGCGGGTTATTGAAGTTGTTGATCAAAATATCAACAATAATCTTACTAAGTTTCCAGTTTTAGCAGAACTGGCGAAAAAAGATAAAAGTATAATGGCAGATACTACTTCAACTGATAGTTTGAAAGCTGGAACAGGTGTTTTTAGCACTTTGATTCTGCCGGGCGAAATGGATTATGAAGTTCAATACAGCGATGTGCGATTAGTTCAAGATTTATTGGCTGATACACTTTTTGCTCAAATGGTTCCCATGGGCTATCAATTAGCTTTGGATAAGGCAGATGCGGAAAATCCTCGGGCGGATAGGAATCTTTATGTTCTTTCTTCTGCCGTGGAATTAACCGGTGCCGATCTTGCCAAAGCAAAAGTTGAATATGGCTCGGCAACATCTACTGATCCTCGAACTGCCAATAAACCTTATATCTCCATTGAAATGAAAAGAGATGGAGCACGCAAATTTGAACGCGTTACTGCCGATAATGTTGGAAAGCGTTTGGCGATAGTTTTGGATGGAGTAGTTTATTCCGCTCCCAACATCCAAGAAAGAATTGCCGGTGGCAGAGCTCAAATTACCGGAAGGTTTACGGCTACTGAGGCAAACGAATTAGCTATTGTGCTGAACACAGGAAATCTGATTGCTCCTATCAAGCCGGTTTCCACATCCATAATAGGCGCCACTTTGGGAACTGACAGTATTCGCAGAGGGACTTTTGCTGGTTTAATCGGTTTGATAATTGTGGTCTTGTTTATGGCCATTTATTACAAATTATGCGGTTTTATTGCCGATATTGCCTTGGTTCTAAATGTGGGCTTCATTTTAGCTATGTTAACCGCTTTTGGCGCAACTTTAACTCTTCCAGGAATTGCTGGTATAATTCTTACCATAGGTATGGCAGTTGATGCCAATGTGCTTATCTACGAAAGAATCCGCGAAGAATTGGATTTGGGGAAAACCCCGCGCAGTGCAGTTGATGCTGGTTTCAAAAGAGCTCTGGTAACGGTTTGGGATTCCAATCTGACCACAATTATCGCTGGAATCGTGCTTTATTATTTGGGAACAGGTCCCATACGCGGATTTGCCGTTACTTTGGTTATCGGAATTATTGGTTCAATGTTCACGGCGATAGTTGTAGTTCGTTCTATTTTGG comes from Candidatus Cloacimonas sp. and encodes:
- the secD gene encoding protein translocase subunit SecD; the protein is MKKFSWRGFFIVIFLCVTAFFLAPMAIPNLPNWWSKHHLKLGLDLRGGMQILLEVDTSELSAADARNAVEQNIKIIRERIDQFGVAEPSIQKLGENRIMVQLPGVSDYKAAENLIKQTAMLEFKLVIPTEEAKRVIEVVDQNINNNLTKFPVLAELAKKDKSIMADTTSTDSLKAGTGVFSTLILPGEMDYEVQYSDVRLVQDLLADTLFAQMVPMGYQLALDKADAENPRADRNLYVLSSAVELTGADLAKAKVEYGSATSTDPRTANKPYISIEMKRDGARKFERVTADNVGKRLAIVLDGVVYSAPNIQERIAGGRAQITGRFTATEANELAIVLNTGNLIAPIKPVSTSIIGATLGTDSIRRGTFAGLIGLIIVVLFMAIYYKLCGFIADIALVLNVGFILAMLTAFGATLTLPGIAGIILTIGMAVDANVLIYERIREELDLGKTPRSAVDAGFKRALVTVWDSNLTTIIAGIVLYYLGTGPIRGFAVTLVIGIIGSMFTAIVVVRSILDNIVLKGTKTKLSV